In Accipiter gentilis chromosome 22, bAccGen1.1, whole genome shotgun sequence, the following are encoded in one genomic region:
- the THBS1 gene encoding thrombospondin-1: MGPTALLVLLLLLTLGVSEARRTAESRSDDNSVFDLFELIGFIRKGAGRRAPGVHLVKGPESSSPAYRIEDASRIPAVPDSRFQDLLDAIHAEKGFILLATLRQAKKSRGTLLSVEQKDGSGHVFSLVSNGKAGTLDLSLSGDGKQQLVSVEDALLATGHWKNITLFVQEDRAQLYVGCEKMENAELDIPIQNIFTRDLASSARLRIAKGGVNDNFQGLLQNVRFVFGTTLETILRNKGCSSSTSAIITLDNPINGSSPAIRTNYIGHKTKDIQAVCGFSCDELTNMFVELQGLRSMVTTLQDRVRKVTEENELIAKVVQITPGVCIHNGILHKNKEEWTIDSCTECTCQNSATICRKVSCPLMPCSNATVPDGECCPRCWPSDYADDGWSPWSEWTSCSVTCGNGIQQRGRSCDSLNNRCEGSSVQTRTCHLQECDKRFKQDGGWSHWSPWSSCSVTCGTGIITRIRLCNSPVPQLNGKPCEGEARENKSCQKDPCPINGNWGPWSPWDACTVTCGGGLQKRSRLCNNPEPQYGGKTCVGEARGTQVCNKQDCPIDGCLSNPCFAGTTCTSSPDGSWKCGACPAGYHGDGVHCQDIDECKEVPDACFVFNGVHRCENTEPGYNCLPCPPRFTGTQPFGRSVEDATANKQVCKPRNPCTDGTHDCNKNAKCNYLGHFSDPMYRCECKPGYAGNGIICGEDTDLDGWPNENLVCVANATYHCKKDNCPNLPNSGQEDYDKDGIGDACDNDDDDDSIPDDRDNCPFIYNPQQYDYDRDDVGDRCDNCPYNHNPDQTDTDNNGEGDACAVDIDGDGVLNEMDNCQYVYNVDQRDTDLDGVGDQCDNCPLEHNPDQEDTDSDRIGDQCDNNQDIDEDGHQNNLDNCPYVPNANQADHDKDGKGDACDHDDDNDGIPDDKDNCRLVANPDQADSDGDGRGDACKDDFDQDSVPDIDDICPENVDISETDFRRFQMIPLDPKGTSQNDPNWVVRHQGKELVQTVNCDPGLAVGFDEFNAVDFSGTFFINTERDDDYAGFVFGYQSSSRFYVVMWKQITQSYWDSTPTKAQGYSGLSIKVVNSTTGPGEHLRNALWHTGNTPGQVRTLWHDPRHIGWKDFTAYRWRLSHRPKTGYIRVVMYEGKKIMADSGPIYDKTYAGGRLGLFVFSQEMVFFSDLKYECRDP; the protein is encoded by the exons ATGGGGCCGACGGCTCttctcgtcctcctcctcctcctcacgctCGGCGTCTCGGAGGCCAGGCGCACGGCAG AGTCTAGGAGTGATGATAACAGCGTCTTCGATCTCTTTGAACTCATCGGCTTCATTCGGAAGGGAGCTGGGCGCCGGGCACCCGGGGTGCACCTGGTGAAGGGACCAGAATCCTCCAGCCCTGCTTACCGCATTGAAGATGCCAGTCGCATCCCTGCTGTCCCTGACTCCAGGTTTCAAGACTTACTAGATGCCATCCATGCTGAGAAGGGCTTCATCCTCCTGGCCACTCTCCGGCAAGCCAAGAAGAGTAGAGGCACGCTGCTGTCCGTGGAACAGAAAGATGGCTCTGGTCATGTCTTCAGTCTAGTATCAAATGGCAAGGCAGGCACCCTGGACCTGAGCCTTTCTGGTGATGGAAAGCAGCAGTTAGTGTCAGTAGAGGATGCCTTGCTAGCTACAGGACACTGGAAGAATATCACCCTGTTTGTGCAGGAGGACCGGGCTCAGCTGTATGTGGGGTGTGAGAAAATGGAGAATGCTGAACTGGACATCCCCATCCAGAACATCTTCACTAGGGACCTGGCCAGCAGTGCCAGGCTCCGTATTGCCAAAGGGGGAGTCAATGACAACTTCCAG GGACTGCTGCAGAATGTGCGGTTTGTGTTTGGAACCACTCTGGAAACTATCCTGAGGAACAAAGGCTGCTCCAGCT CCACTAGTGCGATCATTACTTTGGACAACCCCATCAATGGTTCCAGCCCAGCTATCCGCACTAATTATATTGGCCATAAAACAAAGGACATCCAAGCAGTCTGTGGTTTTTCCTGTGATGAGCTAACAAATATGTTTGTGGAACTGCAAGGGCTCCGGTCCATGGTTACAACACTTCAAGACAGAGTTCGCAAAGTG actgaagaaaatgaactcattGCCAAAGTGGTCCAGATCACTCCTGGAGTATGCATTCATAATGGAATCTTGCACAAAAATAAAGAGGAGTGGACTATTGACAGCTGCACTGAATGTACCTGCCAG AACTCTGCCACTATATGCCGGAAAGTGTCCTGTCCTCTCATGCCTTGTTCCAATGCCACTGTGCCTGATGGCGAGTGCTGCCCCCGGTGCTGGC CTAGCGACTATGCAGATGATGGATGGTCTCCTTGGTCTGAATGGACTTCATGTTCTGTGACCTGTGGGAATGGCATTCAGCAGAGAGGGCGATCCTGTGACAGTCTCAATAACCGCTGCGAAGGGTCTTCTGTACAGACTCGGACTTGCCACCTTCAGGAGTGTGATAAGAGAT TTAAACAGGATGGTGGCTGGAGTCACTGGTCACCATGGTCATCATGTTCTGTCACTTGTGGCACGGGCATCATCACAAGAATTCGTCTCTGCAACTCCCCAGTACCACAGCTGAATGGCAAACCTTGTGAGGGTGAGGCAAGAGAaaacaaatcctgccagaaagaTCCTTGCCCAA TTAATGGCAACTGGGGACCGTGGTCTCCATGGGATGCTTGCACAGTGACATGTGGAGGAGGACTTCAAAAACGTAGTCGTCTCTGCAATAATCCTGAGCCTCAGTATGGTGGGAAGACTTGCGTAGGTGAAGCTAGAGGGACTCAGGTCTGCAACAAACAGGACTGTCCAATTG ATGGGTGTCTGTCTAATCCCTGCTTTGCGGGGACTACATGTACCAGCTCCCCTGATGGTTCCTGGAAGTGTGGTGCCTGTCCTGCTGGCTACCATGGTGATGGCGTCCACTGCCAAGACATTGATGAG TGCAAAGAGGTTCCTGATGCTTGCTTTGTCTTCAATGGAGTGCACAGGTGTGAGAATACTGAACCTGGGTACAACTGTCTGCCTTGTCCACCACGTTTCACTGGGACACAGCCATTTGGTCGCAGTGTTGAGGATGCCACGGCTAACAAACAG GTCTGCAAGCCACGTAATCCATGCACAGATGGAACACATGACTGCAACAAGAATGCCAAATGCAATTACCTTGGCCACTTCAGTGACCCCATGTATCGCTGTGAATGTAAACCAGGCTATGCTGGCAATGGCATAATCTGTGGAGAAGATACTGACTTGGATGGGTGGCCAAATGAGAACCTTGTTTGTGTTGCCAATGCCACTTACCACTGTAAAAAG GATAACTGCCCTAATCTGCCCAACTCAGGGCAGGAAGACTATGATAAGGATGGGATTGGTGATGCCTGTGAcaacgatgatgatgatgacagtaTTCCTGATGACCGG GACAACTGTCCATTCATCTACAACCCACAGCAGTATGACTATGACAGGGATGATGTTGGTGACCGCTGTGATAACTGCCCTTACAATCACAACCCTGATCAAACTGACACTGACAACAATGGAGAAGGAGATGCATGTGCAGTGGATATTGATGGAGATG GGGTCCTTAATGAAATGGACAACTGCCAATATGTCTACAATGTAGACCAGAGGGATACAGACTTGGATGGTGTTGGAGATCAGTGTGATAACTGTCCACTGGAACACAACCCTGACCAG gAAGACACTGATTCTGACCGCATAGGTGATCAGTGTGACAACAACCAGGACATAGATGAAGATGGCCATCAAAATAATCTTGATAACTGCCCCTATGTGCCCAATGCCAATCAAGCTGACCATGAcaaggatggaaaaggtgatgccTGTGACCATGATGATGACAATGATGGTATCCCTGATGACAAAGATAACTGCAGATTGGTTGCCAACCCTGACCAAGCTGATTCTGATG GTGATGGACGTGGAGATGCTTGCAAAGATGACTTTGACCAAGACAGTGTGCCAGACATTGACGATATCTGCCCTGAAAATGTGGACATTAGTGAGACTGATTTCCGAAGATTTCAGATGATTCCCCTGGATCCCAAAGGAACATCCCAAAATGATCCAAACTGGGTTGTTCGTCATCAGGGTAAAGAACTGGTTCAGACAGTCAACTGTGATCCTGGCCTTGCAGTTG GTTTTGATGAATTCAATGCTGTGGACTTCAGTGGCACCTTCTTCATCAATACAGAAAGGGATGATGATTATGCAGGCTTTGTATTTGGCTACCAATCTAGCAGTCGTTTCTATGTTGTCATGTGGAAGCAGATCACCCAGTCTTACTGGGACTCCACACCAACCAAAGCTCAAGGCTACTCGGGTCTCTCCATCAAAGTTGTGAATTCCACCACTGGTCCGGGAGAACACCTTCGTAATGCTCTGTGGCACACAGGAAACACTCCTGGCCAG GTGAGAACTTTGTGGCATGACCCTCGTCACATAGGCTGGAAAGATTTCACTGCATACAGATGGCGCCTCAGCCATAGACCAAAGACTGGTTACATCAG GGTTGTAATGTATGAAGGGAAGAAAATCATGGCAGACTCAGGACCGATCTATGACAAAACCTATGCTGGTGGTCGGCTAGGATTATTTGTCTTCTCTCAAGAAATGGTGTTCTTCTCTGATCTTAAATATGAATGCAGAG atCCGTAA